In Thermotoga sp., the genomic stretch AGTGGCGAATATGACTTGATTATCCCTGAGAACTTCTATAACCTTCTCAGCAATCCGCATTTTCTCATCTTTTCTGTCTTCGAGTTTCGAGAAGAAAGGAGTGTCGTAATGGATATTTTTAAGGAAAGCACCTCCTCTACGGCGAATAATAAGTCCTTGTTTCTTCAAGAAATCAAGGTATCGTCTAACTGTGATTTTGGAAACGCCCGTTGCTCTTGCAAGTTCATCGACGGTTGCGAATCCTCGCTGTTTCAAAATATTCATAATCTTTTCTATCCTTATTTCTTTCATCAGTCGTCCCCCTTTTGATTCAAAGACCTTTTAAATGACTATACCACATAATACGTTTTGAGAGAAATTTCAAAAGTTTTCTTTTTCAAACTTGGTAGAAGGAGGGATAAATATGCCTGTTGAAGAGGAAATATTCTCTCAACCTAAGGAACTTTCAAGGGTATTAGAATTCGTGAGTGAATCCAAAGCCCATGTTTTAATACACGAGAAGCTGAGAGATGCTGATGAAATGTTATTCATTGGTTGTGGTTCATCCTATTACATAGGTATAACCGCTGCACGTTATTTTACAGGA encodes the following:
- a CDS encoding DeoR/GlpR family DNA-binding transcription regulator; amino-acid sequence: MKEIRIEKIMNILKQRGFATVDELARATGVSKITVRRYLDFLKKQGLIIRRRGGAFLKNIHYDTPFFSKLEDRKDEKMRIAEKVIEVLRDNQVIFATGGTTVYYAIQALDNSPFHNLTILTNSITTAWAVINLYKSITLIHTGGLVREGSFECIGGHVIDFVNNFNIDVFL